The Culex pipiens pallens isolate TS chromosome 2, TS_CPP_V2, whole genome shotgun sequence DNA window gttataaatttgGTCCACAACACATGACCAAATTGCAAGATGGCCGCCATATCTGCGAGTTTCAACTCGGTTTCAACGGCACGTTTCGTTTTGGTCGTTTCATGCTaagcacacatacacacagctCGCGTAGACATCGTAGATCATGTTTTTCTTCGAAATTTCATCATTCAACTTCTCAATGCCCTACCCCTCCGCGTCCCTTCCGCTAACATCACCCCCTACGTGTGAACACATTCAACCCACCCCCCAAAAACACAGTCCCGGGGCTTTCCGaccctctctctctccctcttccCCTCTCGCCTCCTTGGCACCGCAAAGCCGCGAAAACCAAGCCAATcagagagacagagagagagagagcggcgGGAAGCCGTTTAATACCCTGCTCTTTATCATTTACGAGGGCCCTCGACGGCGAGACTACCCCGAAGTTTTACCGTCTCTTGatgatatttttgtgtttttcacatttatttattttccaaatgGGGTTTCTACCACTGTTgtttacatacacacacagcTACACCAGGggcaatataaaaataaatacataaaacgGGAAGACCTACATAACTCGTCTTTGTGTAATAAAAACTGCTTTGAAAGGTTAATTGAAGGACAGCCAGTGGGACTAACCAAGAGAGGAAAAGCAATTTTCTAACTAAGTTACGAACATAATTTGCAACTAACCTAACATTTTGCAACTTAATGACCCTGCTCATTACTGCGTGGTTAAGTTTCTTATCCATATTTATTTTAGcgttttccaattttcaaaaatgtatcttACAAACACAGATACAAACCAATCAAGAAGAACCCCTTCAATCAAAGAGAGATTTGAGAcatgtgttttgttgttttgctttCGTCATCGTGTCGTGTTTCTTGCCCATTTTTGTCTATGTGCATGTGAACAACCTCGTTGTCTTCCCATAGATCACGCTCCGCTTGAGTCGTACTGTACTTTTTTTAACGCAAGAGGTTTGTAACGATGCCAACTTGATACTTAACCGGAGCCTACCCGGCGAGACTAGGGCCCCACCGTTAACTGGACTTTTTGTTACCAACCAGTGTATTGAGTGGGATTTTTTTCGGTTCGGTTGATTGTAATCACTGCCTACTTGTTCACTGTTACTGCTCTTCTTATGTATTTTCTTTGATTCTCTGTTCAGGCTTACGTGGTGATGAGTAATATTCACTGGTTTATTCACGTGGAGGTTTGCAATGTTTCAatgtccagacttgattatccgaaggcatcggaaaaaaatcaattgggtcctaaaatgaagcttagattgctgatattattgtttccaGCGAtatagcttatttttctgagtacaatgaccctttgtacgaccacaaagagtttaaaatggatttttaaatcaatattgaaaaattaacctcgcgatccttcttgacagaaaagctcctactggACAGCTCGTtcaaaggggaccatagttgatccatcgaaaaaatgttgtcttgtaaaaaaaaatttttgcattaaaatgaaaaaagtgatcagaaatggtttttaatcgtgttttttaccgttgtacataaaaattgacataggactttagtacccaatttggataatcgaatcacggaaaaaaatgtaGTCGAGCACAAAAAAGACCACAACGCTATTCCAAAGTGATTTAGAGTGTTAAatctaaaatggcggtgatgtaatattgaaaaaatgcttttttaattgaataaggctttctagtcagaaatttaccaacacattcaaagtatgtttacatggcagctgggggtctgtttgcatcagatttgctatctTTTTCTAGCAAAAGCTTTTTTGTCATGCAActagctgttttttttaccgattacccgatatgtcagccaacattttTCGcggggctgtgacagctcgagctcgatcattgtttgcatcaggacactgacGAGAAGtgcgtcatttttgagttaaattcgAGGGGGGCGTCACTCCGCGATAACATACTAAAGCGTACAATAACGAGCTCGAAAAGCATCAACGCTACTCATCGTGCCGAGTTATCGcaagttaacgcgcgttaaagcgaGTTAAAGCGACCAGCGTCTGCTCGTCTTTTGTGCCAGGGAAATATATCTTGCAACAttgccgtcgagcagtttttggtcATGTTTGGCAACTCGGTCGCCTTGATCGCCTTGATAcaacatttatttcaaattgataatggattttgtcataattttaattttatttatcgtGGTACTTTAGTTATTATTTCGTTCAAATTAAACTAAAAGGCATATTTTggggtttaaatttgtttaatccTTTAAGATTTGCATTCATACACAAAAATAAGAGTGATTATTCTACTAGACTGAAATTACAATGCCTGAAGTACTCTTTACCATTGAAAATGTGCAAGTTAATAGCAATTAAATCGATTTCCTCTACATTTCTCAAATAGGTTTGTTCGTCAGTTCGCTTAACTTTATATGATTGCAAATGTTcgttgaacaaaacaaaactaagAAGAAACCCAAGGTGTCTACTGCCagatttcgaaaaataaacaaagtgcagagacgtttttgaaattatgttcTTTTTCACATGTTACACTTGCTGCATGTCCAGGACTCTTTTAAGAATGATACTTCCGAGTGAATTCCAAGAAATTTTCGATCCCCGGTCCCAGATTTTCCCGGTTGAATCggatttttgctttaaattggTTCTCCGGCTGCTCATCCCGCCATCCGATTCAAGAGCTCCTTCGACTCCTTCAGCATTGTAGACACACATTATATGTCCGGAAATCTGCCCGAGATAAACAGCACCACTCGCGTGACCACTTAAAtcgaattttgtattaaatttacaccaaaatattatttttgccatTTACTTATTTTGATGTAAACAATCAGAAGACACCAATACAACTTCATGCAAAGCTTTGTTGATGGTGGGCTCTTCACAAATACTAATGCACATTCTCTATCCAATGCATTGTTTATGATGGGCTCTTCACACATACTAATGCGTGGGCTCTTCGgggttttggtgactgtcaaacgttctagacatttacagtggtgccagagggttggacaaacactaaaacgcgtttttctcgaattACTTGATTttgcataatagccgaattttcaattatgggcagtgtaacgctccatacatttttttttaaatttgtatggaaattttgtgacgagggggggggggtctaaaaatctgattttctgcgttacgtaataaaagaacgctccctgtGCACGGCTTACTTCTGGTGCTGCAGAATGTAGCGGCCGGGTGGCGCTGCGGCCGGAAGTGGCGCTGCGGCCGGATGTGGCGCTGCGGCCGGATGTGGCGCTGCGGCCGGATGTGGCGCTGCGGCCGGATGTGGCGCTGCGGCCGGATGTTGCGCTGCGGCCGGGTGTTGCACTGCGGCCGGATGTGCGCCTGATGCCGGTTGTGCCACTGCTGGATGTTCACAACAAGAAATTGCTGGAATTATTGTAATCAAAATGATAATTATAGCTTATTAATgtcgataattttatttatcaatatGATGATGCAGAATTCTTCTGCGTGCTGTCTCTCTTTGTATTCTCCTTTTCGCGTTCTCTATCATGAACGTCCGGATGACCAATGTCCTTCAGCGTTCGCACCGCTTTTGCCTAGGCCACCCCAGCTCTGTCCTTTCATCCAGGCTTCTCGAAAAGCTGCGCAACAACGGCTTTGTGAACTGTAACGTTTATCACGTTGCTGGACTATTATATCCACGGTCTCAGCGGAGCGGAATTTTGTCGAGAAGGCTCGGTTTCTGCACGATGTGTATCGGTTTATACGTCAATCTGCAGTTTCCTCCGGACAATGTGATCTCCACAAATCGACTAGTGTCATCTAAGACTGCCCAGGTAACTTTCACCACCGCCTTGCCGGCGTCGTCCTTGCCCGTGCTGATAAGCACCTCCCGTTCTACGTAGCTGGAAACCTTTTGCCAGAGGCCAGAAACAATGCTTTTGGTGTTATTTCCTTGGATGACAATTTGTTTTTTGTCGAACTTTTGACGCTGGTTTTTAAATTCTCTTCCATACAAAGTGCAACTGATGTTGTAAGCCGcctggaataaaataaaaagaataaatatGGATGTAGATGTGTAGTTCATATCCATGTTACGGAAGCGGTGGGGTTTTGGGGGTCTAGATAGTTTTTAAAACAAGGGTAGTAATAGGCATCAAGTCACCTTGGTTCGTCGTCCTTGAAGCGCCGGCTGATGCGAGCGCTGCGTGACCGGCAACGGCGGGACTCAGCTTCAGACTCAGACAATGACGGCGCCGGCTGATGCGAGCGCTGCGTGACCGGCAACGGCGGGAGGCCTGGTGACCTGCTCCGGGGGGACTCAGCTTCAGACTCAGACGATGACGGCGACGGCAGACGCGAGCGCTGCCTGACCGGCGACGGGTACTCTCGCCGTCGCCGTCGGTGACGTGCGCCGGGGGGACTCAGCCGACGATGACGGCGACTGCAGACGCGAGCGCTGCCTGACCGGCGACGGCGAGAATACTGGTGACCTGCTCCGGGGGGACTCAGCCGACGATGACGGCGACGGCAGACGTGAGCGCTGCCTGACCGGCGACGGCGAGAGTACTGGCGACATGCGCCGGGGGGACTCAGCCGACAATGACGGCGACGGCAGACGTGAGCGCTGCCTGACCGGCGACGGCGAGAATACTGGTGACCTGCTCCGGGGGGACTCAGCCGACGATGACGGCGACGGCAGACGTGAGCGCTGCCTGACCGGCGACGGCGAGAGTACTGGCGACATGCGCCGGGGGGACTCAGCCGACGATGACGGCGACGGCAGACGTGAGCGCTGCCTGACCGGCGACGGCGAGAGTACTGGCGACATGCGCCGGGGGGACTCAGCCGACGATGACGGCGACGGCAGACGTGAGCGCTGCCTGACCGGCGACGGCGAGAATACTGGTGACCTGCTCCGGGGGGACTCAGCCGACGATGACGGCAACGGCAGATGCGAGCGCTGCCTGACCGACGACGGCGAGAGTACTGGCGACATGCGCCGGGGGGACTCAGCCGACAATGACGGCGACGGCAGACGTGAGCGCTGCCTGACCGGCGACGGCGAGAATACTGGTCACCTGCTCCGGGGGGACTCAGCCGACGATGACGGCGACGGCAGACGTGAGCGCTGCCTGACCGGCGACGGCGAGAATACTGGCGACATGCGCCGGGGGGACTCAGCCGACAATGACGGCGACGGCAGACGTGAGCGCTGCCTGACCGGCGACGGCGAGAATACTGGTGACCTGCTCCGGGGGGACTCAGCCGACGATGACGGCAACGGCAGATGCGAGCGCTGCCTGACCGACGACGGCGATTTGTCCAGTTCTTTCCAGGTTTTATTTTGGAGCTGTGAAAAATAACAATTACTATTTTTAgctagttatttaaatattgctttCCTTTCTCTTGCGCTCTTGAAGAACTGTTGAGAGTGAGAGGGGGGAGTTACCTGCTCTTGCAGCGGAATGACGGAATGAAGCCAGGACTCCTGCAGCGGCGGATTGATAGGACTCTGTACGAGCATAATGACGGATACCGCCCGATTGGAAGGACCTTGCCCGGACTCCTGCTGGTCGTTGTCGGTCATCGTGGTTGTATTGGCGGGCTGCAGAACCTGGCCTGCGTGACTCCGCACAGCAAGCGCCTCGTCGGCGGAATTGCACACGGCTTGCTTTGGCGATGGATTGACCTGTGGGCGCTTGGTCGCTTGCTGGTTTTCGTTGTGCGGTTTGAGGGCCTGATCGATGAGAGATGGGAAAAATTTAGCGAATCCTTCATATGAACCGGCTCAAGCAAAAGAACGAATGAGCGACCGCTCAGGGACAATGTCCATTAAAGTGACAATAGAGTGTTACCAGGATTAACAAGGGGGAGGACGGGAAGGAAATGGTGGTTTTGAAGGTTACCTGATGACGCTGATTTGTGGCCTTCGTGGTTGTAGTATTGGCGGGCTGCAGAACCGAACTCCGCACGGTTTGTTGAATGACGTTCTTCGGCGATGGATTGCCCTGTGGGCGCGTCTGGCTGATATGCTTCACCGCTAGCTGCGAGTACATGGTCTTGTTTGGGAAGTGATCCTCGAAG harbors:
- the LOC120414997 gene encoding uncharacterized protein LOC120414997 isoform X1 — protein: MVSPVLLRGETDNLKLKADYLSSWDLSYLKFCCKAHGIRRELYACQTIAVVSLTDIKRCYPLGTVFEDHFPNKTMYSQLAVKHISQTRPQGNPSPKNVIQQTVRSSVLQPANTTTTKATNQRHQALKPHNENQQATKRPQVNPSPKQAVCNSADEALAVRSHAGQVLQPANTTTMTDNDQQESGQGPSNRAVSVIMLVQSPINPPLQESWLHSVIPLQEQLQNKTWKELDKSPSSVRQRSHLPLPSSSAESPRSRSPVFSPSPVRQRSRLPSPSLSAESPRRMSPVFSPSPVRQRSRLPSPSSSAESPRSR
- the LOC128092665 gene encoding prostatic spermine-binding protein-like; protein product: MRRGDSADNDGDGRRERCLTGDGENTGDLLRGDSADDDGDGRRERCLTGDGESTGDMRRGDSADDDGDGRRERCLTGDGESTGDMRRGDSADDDGDGRRERCLTGDGENTGDLLRGDSADDDGNGRCERCLTDDGENVSAA
- the LOC120414997 gene encoding uncharacterized protein LOC120414997 isoform X2, with the protein product MVSPVLLRGETDNLKLKADYLSSWDLSYLKFCCKAHGIRRELYACQTIAVVSLTDIKRCYPLGTVFEDHFPNKTMYSQLAVKHISQTRPQGNPSPKNVIQQTVRSSVLQPANTTTTKATNQRHQALKPHNENQQATKRPQVNPSPKQAVCNSADEALAVRSHAGQVLQPANTTTMTDNDQQESGQGPSNRAVSVIMLVQSPINPPLQESWLHSVIPLQEQ